The following proteins come from a genomic window of Macrobrachium rosenbergii isolate ZJJX-2024 chromosome 39, ASM4041242v1, whole genome shotgun sequence:
- the LOC136825727 gene encoding exoskeleton protein RP43-like isoform X2, producing MARVKVLLSLAVTLLLLLVGTECAPKTTEAPPEKQPKPSDHKESTFPPKTTKKWHEKPQQRQAMNCSVNAGQVAASSGEIGIGSIGGSYNNNEYCVWEIEVPEGLVIQFTWEYFDLEGPSPGCPYDYVDISEYESGESLTGRICGSSVPESLRSQSNAVRVTFSSDSSVKLQGFKLQFEGMSDQYETTVPPETSTQLPQTNCSVDTGRIVASSGEMGIGSIGGSYNNNEYCVWEIEVPEGLVIQFTWEYFDLEGPSPGCPYDYVDISEYESGENLTGRICIAVFQSL from the exons ATGGCTCGGGTGAAGGTGCTGCTTTCCTTAGCCGTCAcgctgcttctgctgctggtAGGCACTGAGTGTGCTCCGAAGACGACAGAGGCACCGCCG GAAAAACAGCCAAAGCCATCGGACCACAAGGAATCCACTTTCCCTCCAAAGACAACGAAGAAATGGCACGAAAAACCTCAACAACGACAGGCGATGAACTGCAGCGTCAACGCAG GTCAAGTAGCTGCGTCCTCGGGTGAAATCGGGATAGGATCTATTGGAGGAAGCTACAACAATAACGAGTATTGTGTCTGGGAGATCGAGGTTCCCGAGGGACTGGTAATTCAATTCACGTGGGAGTACTTCGATCTAGAGGGTCCAAGTCCTGGATGCCCTTATGACTACGTTGATATTTCCGAGTATGAATCTGGGGAGAGCTTGAC TGGAAGGATTTGTGGCAGCAGTGTTCCAGAGTCTCTGAGAAGCCAGAGTAACGCTGTCAGGGTGACTTTCAGCAGCGATTCTTCTGTGAAGTTACAAGGATTCAAGCTCCAATTTGAAGGAATGTCAG ATCAATATGAAACAACCGTACCACCAGAGACGTCAACTCAACTTCCACAGACGAACTGCAGTGTCGATACAG GTCGAATTGTGGCGTCTTCAGGTGAAATGGGGATAGGATCAATTGGAGGAAGCTACAACAATAACGAGTATTGTGTCTGGGAGATCGAGGTTCCCGAGGGACTGGTAATTCAATTCACGTGGGAGTACTTCGATCTAGAGGGTCCAAGTCCTGGATGCCCTTATGATTACGTTGATATTTCTGAGTATGAATCTGGGGAGAACTTGAC TGGAAGGATTTGTATAGCAGTATTCCAGAGTCTCTGA
- the LOC136825727 gene encoding exoskeleton protein RP43-like isoform X1, giving the protein MARVKVLLSLAVTLLLLLVGTECAPKTTEAPPEKQPKPSDHKESTFPPKTTKKWHEKPQQRQAMNCSVNAGQVAASSGEIGIGSIGGSYNNNEYCVWEIEVPEGLVIQFTWEYFDLEGPSPGCPYDYVDISEYESGESLTGRICGSSVPESLRSQSNAVRVTFSSDSSVKLQGFKLQFEGMSDQYETTVPPETSTQLPQTNCSVDTGRIVASSGEMGIGSIGGSYNNNEYCVWEIEVPEGLVIQFTWEYFDLEGPSPGCPYDYVDISEYESGENLTGRICGSSVPESLRSQSNAVR; this is encoded by the exons ATGGCTCGGGTGAAGGTGCTGCTTTCCTTAGCCGTCAcgctgcttctgctgctggtAGGCACTGAGTGTGCTCCGAAGACGACAGAGGCACCGCCG GAAAAACAGCCAAAGCCATCGGACCACAAGGAATCCACTTTCCCTCCAAAGACAACGAAGAAATGGCACGAAAAACCTCAACAACGACAGGCGATGAACTGCAGCGTCAACGCAG GTCAAGTAGCTGCGTCCTCGGGTGAAATCGGGATAGGATCTATTGGAGGAAGCTACAACAATAACGAGTATTGTGTCTGGGAGATCGAGGTTCCCGAGGGACTGGTAATTCAATTCACGTGGGAGTACTTCGATCTAGAGGGTCCAAGTCCTGGATGCCCTTATGACTACGTTGATATTTCCGAGTATGAATCTGGGGAGAGCTTGAC TGGAAGGATTTGTGGCAGCAGTGTTCCAGAGTCTCTGAGAAGCCAGAGTAACGCTGTCAGGGTGACTTTCAGCAGCGATTCTTCTGTGAAGTTACAAGGATTCAAGCTCCAATTTGAAGGAATGTCAG ATCAATATGAAACAACCGTACCACCAGAGACGTCAACTCAACTTCCACAGACGAACTGCAGTGTCGATACAG GTCGAATTGTGGCGTCTTCAGGTGAAATGGGGATAGGATCAATTGGAGGAAGCTACAACAATAACGAGTATTGTGTCTGGGAGATCGAGGTTCCCGAGGGACTGGTAATTCAATTCACGTGGGAGTACTTCGATCTAGAGGGTCCAAGTCCTGGATGCCCTTATGATTACGTTGATATTTCTGAGTATGAATCTGGGGAGAACTTGAC